From Schistocerca americana isolate TAMUIC-IGC-003095 chromosome 9, iqSchAmer2.1, whole genome shotgun sequence, the proteins below share one genomic window:
- the LOC124551124 gene encoding protein tramtrack, beta isoform-like isoform X5: MDQSNNVHLKWNKHQATLVSIFDTLLDNEKLTDCTISAEGQYLRVHKIILSACSPYFEELFTKNYEKHPIIILHGVKYDTVKALMDFMYRGEVNVPQEELSGVLKLSESLQVRGLSGSGCVDDVNMQKGSGRDVPPVFPETLPSQPAACVSRFTSGENESEGKSQSIRGNSPVASSQDGCPVGADAIPKSTRKYRKNINHSESDQRPDQNMFGDFITPDLDSMHQLPSQRQVMPTTSSSAGERGFSPVHCQSMCRELKSSSGEIDITENEQFLMPEAVLADKRSKNLSTCQQEISLETKSEALESQMEIVEDLTLNDDDDDDDDDDNDYHDDDYLDEGNSAEDNTGEGRRMNECLTYEGNFRSQGINDLHPPLGSDYLRNSILSTPSTVLSNRFDCPTCGKSYLYRSGLLRHVKHECGKEPQFQCPRCNKRCARSDQLRSHMSSRRCRMLDSVAYFEGNR, translated from the coding sequence ATGGATCAGAGCAACAATGTTCATTTGAAATGGAATAAACATCAAGCTACTTTGGTGTCTATTTTTGATACTCTATTGGACAATGAGAAATTAACAGACTGCACAATTAGTGCTGAGGGGCAGTATTTAAGAGTACATAAAATAATTCTTTCAGCTTGTAGTCCATATTTTGAGGAACTGTTCACCAAAAACTATGAGAAGCACCCAATTATTATTCTGCACGGTGTAAAGTATGACACGGTTAAGGCTTTGATGGACTTCATGTACCGTGGTGAAGTAAATGTACCACAAGAGGAGCTTAGTGGTGTTCTTAAGCTATCAGAGTCCCTTCAGGTAAGGGGACTGTCTGGCAGTGGATGTGTGGATGATGTCAATATGCAGAAAGGCAGTGGAAGAGATGTGCCACCAGTATTTCCAGAAACTCTTCCATCCCAACCTGCTGCTTGTGTgtcacgcttcacttcaggtgagaATGAATCGGAAGGAAAGTCGCAGTCAATTAGAGGAAACTCTCCAGTTGCGTCTTCCCAGGACGGATGTCCTGTGGGAGCAGACGCCATTCCTAAATCCACTCGGaagtacagaaaaaatattaatCACAGTGAATCTGATCAGAGACCAGATCAAAATATGTTTGGAGATTTCATTACTCCTGATCTTGATAGTATGCATCAACTTCCAAGTCAAAGGCAAGTAATGCCCACAACGTCTAGCTCAGCTGGTGAACGAGGTTTCAGCCCAGTTCATTGTCAGTCCATGTGCAGGGAGTTGAAGAGCTCCAGTGGGGAAATAGATATCACAGAAAATGAACAGTTTTTAATGCCGGAAGCGGTATTAGCTGACAAAAGGTCGAAAAATCTGAGTACATGCCAACAGGAGATATCACTAGAAACAAAATCTGAGGCCCTTGAGAGTCAGATGGAAATTGTGGAAGATCTTActctcaatgatgatgatgatgatgatgatgatgatgataatgattatcaTGATGATGATTATCTTGATGAAGGTAACAGTGCTGAAGATAACACTGGGGAAGGCAGGAGAATGAATGAGTGTCTTACATATGAAGGGAATTTTCGTTCTCAAGGTATTAATGATCTACATCCACCATTAGGCAGTGATTATTTAAGGAACTCAATTTTGTCGACACCTTCCACAGTGTTATCTAATCGATTTGACTGTCCCACTTGCGGAAAATCATACCTGTACCGCAGTGGCTTACTCAGACATGTGAAGCACGAATGTGGTAAAGAACCTCAGTTTCAATGTCCCCGTTGCAACAAACGGTGTGCTCGGAGTGATCAGTTGAGGTCACATATGTCAAGTCGTCGTTGTCGGATGCTGGACAGTGTAGCGTATTTTGAAGGGAACAGGTAA